One Anoplopoma fimbria isolate UVic2021 breed Golden Eagle Sablefish chromosome 21, Afim_UVic_2022, whole genome shotgun sequence DNA segment encodes these proteins:
- the gad2 gene encoding glutamate decarboxylase 2, with protein sequence MASQGFWSLGGDNTGANPGSQSPNTPRAWCQAAAQKLSGGIGSKLCALLSVGEEKPAEPAAKQPPETEAASTCGCNKSCNCTKASVGFSDLYSTDLLPALDSDAKTMTFLQEVVDILMAYIVESFDRETKVIDFHYPNELLQMNNWELQGEPASLDEILISCRATLKYAIKTAHPRYFNQLSTGLDMVGLAADWLTSTANTNMFTYEVAPVFVLLEYVTLKKMREIIGWTDGRGDGIFSPGGAISNMYAMLLARFKMFPEVKEKGMSSVPRLVAFTSEHSHFSIKKGAAALGIGTESVICIKADESGKMVPADLERRILEAKQKGFVPFFVSATAGTTVYGAFDPLIAISDICKKYNVWMHVDGAWGGSLLMSRRHRWKLDGVERANSVTWNPHKMMSVPLQCSALLVREEGLMQNCNQMHACYLFQQDKHYDLSYDTGDKALQCGRHVDIFKLWLMWRAKGTIGFEAQIDKCLELSEYLYNKIKDREGYEMVFNGKPQHTNVCFWYLPPGIRYMEDKEERKKHLHKVAPVIKARMMEYGTTMVSYQPQGDKVNFFRMVISNPAATFEDIDFLIEEIERLGQDL encoded by the exons ATGGCATCGCAGGGTTTCTGGTCTCTCGGCGGGGATAATACGGGGGCCAACCCCGGGAGCCAGAGCCCCAACACCC CCAGGGCTTGGTGCCAAGCGGCGGCCCAGAAATTATCTGGAGGAATTGGATCGAAATtatgtg CGCTGCTGAGTGTCGGGGAGGAGAAACCCGCCGAGCCGGCCGCCAAGCAGCCGCCGGAGACCGAGGCTGCCAGCACCTGCGGCTGCAACAAATCCTGCAACTGCACCAAAGCTTCTGTGGGCTTCTCCGACCTCTATTCAACAG ACCTGTTACCTGCTCTGGACAGCGACGCCAAAACGATGACCTTCCTGCAGGAAGTGGTGGATATTTTAATGGCCTACATCGTGGAGTCTTTCGATCGGGAAACGAAAGTGATCGATTTTCATTATCCGAACGAGCTGCTCCAGATGAACAACTGGGAGCTGCAGGGAGAGCCCGCCTCCCTGGATGAGATCTTGATCAGCTGCCGTGCTACTCTCAAATACGCCATCAAAACAG CCCATCCCAGGTACTTCAATCAGCTCTCCACAGGATTAGACATGGTCGGACTGGCAGCCGATTGGCTGACGTCCACCGCCAACACCAACAT GTTCACCTATGAGGTGGctcctgtctttgtgctgctgGAGTACGTCACTCTGAAGAAGATGAGGGAGATCATTGGCTGGACGGATGGACGAGGAGACGGCATTTTCTCTCCTG gTGGTGCTATTTCTAATATGTACGCCATGCTGCTGGCCCGCTTCAAGATGTTCCCCGAAGTGAAGGAGAAAGGAATGTCATCTGTTCCCAGACTGGTGGCCTTCACATCCGAACAT AGCCATTTCTCAATCAAAAAAGGAGCAGCAGCTCTTGGCATTGGGACGGAGAGTGTGATCTGCATCAAAGCAGATGAAAG TGGTAAAATGGTCCCAGCTGACCTTGAGAGGAGAATACTGGAGGCCAAACAGAAG GGCTTCGTTCCCTTCTTTGTGAGCGCAACCGCTGGAACGACAGTCTACGGAGCCTTTGATCCTCTCATCGCCATCTCTGACATCTGCAAAAAGTACAACGTCTGGATGCACGTGGAC GGTGCGTGGGGAGGAAGTCTCCTCATGTCACGGAGACACAGGTGGAAGCTGGATGGAGTTGAGAG GGCCAATTCAGTAACATGGAACCCACACAAGATGATGTCCGTCCCTCTGCAGTGTTCAGCCCTGCTGGTCAGAGAGGAG GGTCTGATGCAGAACTGCAACCAGATGCACGCCTGCTACCTGTTCCAGCAGGACAAACACTACGACCTCTCCTACGACACCGGGGACAAAGCGCTGCAGTGCGGACGCCACGTGGACATCTTCAAGCTGTGGCTCATGTGGAGAGCTAAG GGCACCATCGGGTTTGAGGCTCAGATCGACAAGTGTCTGGAGCTGTCGGAGTACCTCTACAACAAGATCAAAGACAGAGAAGGATACGAGATGGTCTTCAATGGGAAA CCTCAGCACACCAACGTCTGCTTCTGGTACCTCCCTCCTGGGATCCGCTACatggaggacaaagaggagagaaagaaacactTGCACAAG GTGGCTCCAGTGATAAAGGCCAGGATGATGGAGTACGGTACAACCATGGTCAGCTACCAACCGCAAGGAGACAAGGTCAACTTTTTCCGCATGGTGATCTCAAATCCAGCGGCGACCTTCGAGGACATCGACTTTCTTATCGAGGAGATTGAGCGACTCGGCCAGGATCTATAA